The DNA window CCGACACCGACCATTTCGATGTCGCGATCATCGGCTCGGGTTCGGGTAACTCGATCGCCGACGACCGCTTCGCCGACCTGAAAGTCGCGCTCTTCGAAGAGCATTCCCCGTTCGGCGGCACATGCCTCAACGTCGGCTGCATTCCGACGAAGATGTTCGTCTACGCCGCGGAGGTGGCTCGGACGATCCGCGACTCCTCTCGCTACGGTGTCGACTCCACACTCGATGCTGTGCGGTGGCCCGACATCGTCGATCGAGTGTTCGGTCGCATCGATCCCATCGCTGCAGGCGGAAAGCGCTACCGCGAGAGCGGTAGTCCCAACGTGACGCTGTTCTCCGGACACGCGACGTTCACCGGACCCCGGACGATCGACACCGGCACCGGTCGAGTGATCACAGCAGACCAAGTGGTGGTTGCCGCCGGTTCGCGACCCGTGATCCCGGAGCAGGTGCGTCGATCGGGCGTGCAATTCCACACGAACGACGACGTGATGCGCCTCCCCGAACTCCCCGAACATCTCGTCATCCTCGGATCCGGCTACATCGCAGCGGAATTCGCACACGTATTCGGCGCGCTCGGATCGAAAGTGTCGATCGTGGCGCGCAAGGACACGTTGTTGCGTGGGCTCGATACCGATGTGTCGACGCGATTCACCGAGCTGGCGCAGAAGAACTGGGACGTACACCTGAACTCCGGCGAGTCCGAGGCGGTGTCCGAGGACGGTCTCGTCGGGCTCGAACTCGCCGACGGGACCAAGGTGCTCGGTGACGCATTGCTCGTCGCGATCGGCCGCGAGCCGAACGGTGACCACATCGGCGCCGAGGCGGCTGGAATCGAACTGGACGACGAGGGCCGAATCGTCGTCGACGAGTTCGGCCGCACCACCGCCGACGGCGTCTTCGCGATCGGCGACGTGTCCTCCGAGTACCAACTCAAACACGTGGCGAACCACGAAGCGCGGGTCGTCTCGTACAACCTCCTGCAGCACGCGTGGGAGGACACCTCGAGCTTCCGCGCGTTCGACCATCGATTCGTGCCCGCCGCGGTGTTCACTCATCCTCAGATCGCCGCGGTCGGGCTGACCGAGGCCGAAGCACGCGACGCCGGATTCGATATCGCTGTGAAGGTGCAAAACTACGGCGACGTCGCCTACGGCTGGGCCATGGAAGACCAGGAAGGCTTCTGCAAGATCGTCGCCGAGAAGGGAACCGGCAGAATTCTGGGCGCGCACGTGATCGG is part of the Rhodococcus sovatensis genome and encodes:
- the mtr gene encoding mycothione reductase, which translates into the protein MSHLDTDRSDTDHFDVAIIGSGSGNSIADDRFADLKVALFEEHSPFGGTCLNVGCIPTKMFVYAAEVARTIRDSSRYGVDSTLDAVRWPDIVDRVFGRIDPIAAGGKRYRESGSPNVTLFSGHATFTGPRTIDTGTGRVITADQVVVAAGSRPVIPEQVRRSGVQFHTNDDVMRLPELPEHLVILGSGYIAAEFAHVFGALGSKVSIVARKDTLLRGLDTDVSTRFTELAQKNWDVHLNSGESEAVSEDGLVGLELADGTKVLGDALLVAIGREPNGDHIGAEAAGIELDDEGRIVVDEFGRTTADGVFAIGDVSSEYQLKHVANHEARVVSYNLLQHAWEDTSSFRAFDHRFVPAAVFTHPQIAAVGLTEAEARDAGFDIAVKVQNYGDVAYGWAMEDQEGFCKIVAEKGTGRILGAHVIGAQAPTVIQPLIQAMSFGTTVTEMARGQYWIHPGLPEVVENALLGLDI